The DNA window tttttgaaaggcatgaaaaaataattttaaatttaacagaaaatattaataataataataaaataaatcacaaaggttttattcattcttttaccaaataattataCGAGattcaatataataataataataataataataataataataataataataatagttttagatttaataaaataatatttaagtaatttagACAAATGTAAGTAATTCATATATTAAACGTGTatcatcaaatatgtattcataTTCGTGAATTGATCCGTTAATATGTATGTGGCCGATTTTATCTTAGATATTCACGAATACattgtttttttttgtcattCTTAATTATACTAATGTACCTTTTGCGAgtacaaatataatatatttatttatattttcttatttttattgaaattagtatttatatgaaatatttattattattattatagtaaaAATAAACATGATTAATAAGACTTAATTGAGAAAAGAATAGTTCTGATTAGGGTGGTAAAACGATTCAGATTTGtcaaatatatctattttatttgcatttttttgGGGCATATAGTTCTGATTAGGGTGGTAAAACGATTCAGATTTGTCAAATTGGTTTGATATCACACATGATTATTCATTTTCTTCTTTCCACTAGCGTTTCCTACCTTCAGAATTTGGGATGGATCCAGCTCGCATGGGACATGCACTTCAACCAGGAAGAGCCACATTTGATGAGAAAATGACTATAAGAAAAGCAATTGGAGATGCTAACATCCCTTTCACTTACATCTCCGCCAATTGCTTCGCCGCCTACATGGCCGGCAACCTCTCTCAGATGGGGACACTCTTTCCTCCAAGGGACAAGGTGGTTCTCTATGGCGATGGCAATGTCAAAGGTATACAAaatcttaaaaatattttctccaaTATAAACTAGGACACAAAATTAATGTTGGAATTTACACTAAGATATGTGAGATATGTTTGTGGcagttgtttatgttgatgaagatgatgttgcAACATACACAATTAAGACAATTGATGATCCAAGAACATTGAACAAGACAATATATCTAAGGCCACCAGAAAACATTCTCACTCAAAGAGAGCTGATTGAGAAATGGGAGAAACTTATTGGAAAGCAACTAGAGATATCTCCTATATCTGAACATGACTTTCTTTCTTCCATGAAAGGTAAAACACACCCTTTACCTATTTTGATTATTTCATTCCACAAATAATTGTTGACTATTGATTAGTGTGAAATTTAGGTGTGGACTTTGCAAGCCAAGCAGGAATGGGACATTTCTATCATATTTTCTATGAAGGGTGTTTGACAAATTTTGAAGTaagtgatgaagaagaagcatcaaagctttACCCAGAAGTGCAATATACATGCATGGATGAATTTCTGAAATTATATGTGTGATATAAGATTATATAACCAAGCAAAAGTTCTActttttattattctaattaaataaagCTTGGTGATGTTATATACAATATTGAAGCAattgagaaaaaatatatatatgatcaGTATTTACAAGTTATTTTCTTTGTCAGTTGAAGGGTAAAGTGTAATCATGTTTACTTTAGTTGTGaacttaattatataattttttttatgaaaataaatccaTATATAACCTAGTAGGTTGGATTTAGCAGAATGAGTGTTGAGAAGTATTGATGCCTagtttttttccttattttattttttatttattataaatatttaaaaaaaatttaaataatatactaCCCAAAAAAAGTGCAAGAAATATGGAATGAGGTGCAACATTCACTATTACAAAAAATAATGTAACCtgaataataaattatatgaaaaaatataaagttttaaaaagaagaaagattaatttagcgaaaaaaatttaaataaccaagtttaataaaaaaaacaaaaaaaaaaccatgtttttaaggtatttaccaaagtgtctaggtttggcaGACCTCCCAGgggtatgcgccaaaccatttggtgCATTGTTTGTGACCTAGCCATATGAAATGGCGCAAACATTATGGGGAATAGGGCAAGCCATTCCAAATGGCGCATATGAAGAGAAGAttacacataggcgccatttgaaatggctcctatgtgtttgggttatttttataaaaaaataccccATTTTGTTTCATTTCGCACAAAGTTTTCGATTCTGATCTTTGATTTTCGTAAAATTGTCCGATACGCCGATTTCGTAAAATTGATATTAACCCTAATTAATGTTTGTGTTGTCGATTCCTGCGTTTAATAAAGTAGAGTTcattgataaaaaatatgttaCAAAGTCGAGTACACGAAGTCGATACATTATCGTAAAAATATGTTACAAACTTGATTAAACATGTGGTGAGGTTGTTCCACGGCTAGGACATTTCTTTTTATTGTGCCCTAGTTAACGACAAATAttgcattttcgttccattttgtcaTGCACGTCCATATCGGTTCGAATGTGATCACTGTTGGGGTGACCCTTTTTATTTCGTCGCATCGTGTCATTATGCCATACtacctccccatcatactcaggccaatAATCCTACTTTGCCATCATTGGAAAATGCCATACTGTATACTTGGAGCAATGTCTCAGCCTTGTAAATTGGAGATAGTAGCGATAATGCGTCTCGGTGCGCAAATGCACATGCTGCTATGACATGCGAGCAAGGCATACAGAATGCTTGAAACTtaccacagtcgcaccaatgatCATCTAGTAGAACCTGATATTGTTGTCTCGGCAATCCTTCATTATGGTCAATTGTTTCTAGAACACTGAAGGTGCGGTTAAATCGATCAAAAGCAGATACATGATGACTGTTGGCCTTGGCAGattgttctttcataaatttcatgcaactctcGCTGAACAGTTGACCTGATTCTCTAACAGCACTCCACCTTTGACCTTTTTTTGAGAAtagtgaagccatcctaaagtaggttgcctCCACCAGTGCAGTGATTGGAAGGTTTCTGATGCCCTTAAAAACACCATTCATGGATTCTACTAGATTTGTTGTCATGTGGCCCCATCTCACGCCATTGTTGTAAGCCCTGGTCCATTTCTCTCTAGAAAGGTTATCAATCCAACTTCCCGCATTCGTATTTGACAAAACAATTTCACTCCGATAATGTTGGAATGTAGGTTGAGTTAACGCATATCCCGCATTGACCAGTGTTTTCCGGAGGTGTctatccttgatctcccgcatgaaattcTGGGCAATATGGCGAATACAGTAGACATGTGTTGATGGTGGGTGTTGCCATCCGTTTGTTGGATTGTTGTAAGCACTTTCAATGCAAGcatgcctatcagagattaaacaaatATCAGGTTGAGGAGCAACATATTCTCGGagattccttagaaagaaactctaaGCTGCAGCAGTTTCACCTTTCACTATTGCGAATGTTactggaaatatgttgctgtttccatcttgtgcaacatccatcaacatggttcctttgtatttaccATATAACCAAGTTCCATCGATTTGCAGTATAGGTTTACAATATGCAAACTCTCGTATGCAAGGTTGAAAAGCCCATAAAACGCGATGGAATATTCCATTACCTTGGACACGGGTTCCATCCGGGCCGCGCGCTGGCAATATCTCTAGAATAAAAACGGTGTCAGGAGCATATGTTTGAAGTGCGGTAAGGTAACGTGGAAGATTTTTGcatgactcctcccagttgccgtagacaaTTTTAATGGCCTTTTTTCGCTATCCAAGCCTTTCTGTATGATGGAGTATAGTTGTATGTGATAACGATATGCGAGATAATTGTTTTCACCTTAACAGACGAGTCACAGTTGATTAGAGGCAAGATCTCCCGACAGATAAGATCAGAACTAAGCTTTGTATGATCTTGTTGACTGAATTTGATCACTAGGATTTAGTGATTGAAAACACTAAGGGGTTAGTGTATGGGAGAAAACAAAGTGAGAGGGTGTCTCATATTTAGGGGGGTCCTAAATAAAAAGTCATTAGGTAGTGTTTGAAAAAGGCATTGAACAACATAGGATTGTTGTTGCTTGTAAGATTGAGTGACTAAACTATTAATAGTGAATTTTCTCTCTTGGGTTGATCCCCCAGATATAATAGATATTTGCATCGAACTGAGTTATCAATTGATtgtgttatttatattttttttctccatCATCTTGTACAAATTAGACGGTGTTATTTGTGTTGATTCTGATTTAACTTGTGGTCAGGATATCGGGCTCGACATCTGCCCTctgaaaaaaataatttcataCTGTAATTTAGGTTTTAATATGAAACAAACACCCACCCTACCTAACTTTACCATTTGTTCGATCCACTTTTGTTTAATCAGACTGGCATGATATTCATGGCGAACAAGTAAGATTATCCTTCCCTCAATCTTCTTCCATCGTGGTCTCTGTGCTCCATAATTGCTGAAtattatattatgtttgatataatttatttatatttaaaataataactaTAGATTGTGGTATACAATTGATTTCTTAGCATAATGAAGCGGATCTCCAAAATAAATAGTTATTAGATATgtagaataattaaaaaagttATTAAAGTTGTTGAATGATAGTAAACAAACACTACTTTGGTAAAATCGTAAGATTCTTTTCGTTTTTAACCTAAATCCTGGTTACACCGAGAATGTAATGCTGTAGGCCCAAATATGTTGAAAAGTGAACAAAATCATGTTTGAGGAGAGCAAACTCATTCTTGATGAAGACCATATTTTAGTAGTTGGGTTTTTTGTTGTTGGTGTTGACTTGTTGGTAATACTAGTAGTTGAGTTGAAAAGTATCATAAGAATTACAAACACaagtaaagaaaatgaagaaacaaGAACCACCTAACTACCAAGTTCAATTCAAGGGAGGCATGCTATACTTC is part of the Vicia villosa cultivar HV-30 ecotype Madison, WI linkage group LG2, Vvil1.0, whole genome shotgun sequence genome and encodes:
- the LOC131649828 gene encoding uncharacterized protein LOC131649828, with amino-acid sequence MEYSIAFYGLFNLAYESLHIVNLYCKSMELGYMSFFLRNLREYVAPQPDICLISDRHACIESAYNNPTNGWQHPPSTHVYCIRHIAQNFMREIKDRHLRKTLVNAGYALTQPTFQHYRSEIVLSNTNAGSWIDNLSREKWTRAYNNGVRWGHMTTNLVESMNGVFKGIRNLPITALVEATYFRMASLFSKKGQRWSAVRESGQLFSESCMKFMKEQSAKANSHHVSAFDRFNRTFSVLETIDHNEGLPRQQYQVLLDDHWCDCGKFQAFCMPCSHVIAACAFAHRDALSLLSPIYKAETLLQVYSMAFSNDGKVGLLA
- the LOC131646643 gene encoding isoflavone reductase homolog; the protein is MGKSKVLVVGGTGYIGRRIVKASLEQGHETYVLQRPDIGLDTEKVQMLLSFKKQGAHLVEGSFFDHQSLVDAVKLVDVVICTMSGVHFRSHNLLMQLKLVDAIKDAGNVKRFLPSEFGMDPARMGHALQPGRATFDEKMTIRKAIGDANIPFTYISANCFAAYMAGNLSQMGTLFPPRDKVVLYGDGNVKVVYVDEDDVATYTIKTIDDPRTLNKTIYLRPPENILTQRELIEKWEKLIGKQLEISPISEHDFLSSMKGVDFASQAGMGHFYHIFYEGCLTNFEVSDEEEASKLYPEVQYTCMDEFLKLYV